Proteins encoded together in one Candidatus Xianfuyuplasma coldseepsis window:
- the yfmF gene encoding EF-P 5-aminopentanol modification-associated protein YfmF, with product MKITHEKQPGYTLNVAHTTKFKTVKIQLVFSRLFQRDDVTARAMIPYLLRAVSASYPTRRDIQIKLESMYGASFQSGVKKTGLAQELTFDITFIHNDFAIDQTNLLDSVVAFLGDIIFHPRFEQTIFDEEKRLLEEYFISIYDNKMRYSFQEIRKAMFFDDLYQLEALGVAEDLETLRLEDVIHAYDNMLRQDAISISVVGDVNVDYMTRLIDTYFPFSSRMIDLMPIDYSRAKRIQPQHLVETQSVKQAKLVWGYQWPIHYLEPDYYAAIVGSMMLGGHAESILFKRIREELNKVYFIGSSYDQYKGSLYVYAGINELDYDEVQTEINAIVSSIQKGDFTDEILHITKTILISNFYQSLDSSSSICSRIHHLALFHRTFNPEELIAKIKSVSKADITRIASQLQLDTTFLLRGESHD from the coding sequence ATGAAGATTACACATGAGAAACAACCGGGTTATACCCTAAATGTAGCCCACACCACAAAATTTAAAACCGTGAAAATTCAACTGGTCTTTTCACGGTTGTTTCAACGTGATGATGTCACAGCACGAGCTATGATTCCATACCTTCTTCGCGCGGTAAGTGCATCGTATCCAACGAGACGTGACATTCAAATCAAATTGGAAAGCATGTATGGTGCATCGTTTCAGTCCGGTGTTAAAAAGACTGGATTGGCTCAAGAACTCACGTTTGATATCACATTTATTCATAACGATTTTGCCATTGATCAGACGAATTTATTGGATTCAGTGGTTGCGTTTCTAGGTGATATTATCTTTCATCCCCGCTTTGAGCAAACCATATTTGATGAAGAAAAACGCCTACTTGAAGAATATTTTATCAGTATTTATGACAACAAGATGCGCTATAGTTTTCAAGAAATTCGCAAAGCGATGTTTTTTGACGACTTATATCAGTTAGAAGCACTTGGTGTCGCCGAAGATTTAGAGACGTTACGATTAGAAGATGTGATTCATGCATACGATAACATGCTTCGTCAAGATGCAATATCCATCAGTGTGGTTGGTGATGTGAATGTCGATTATATGACTCGATTGATTGACACATACTTTCCATTTTCATCCAGAATGATCGACCTGATGCCGATTGATTATAGTCGTGCCAAGCGAATACAGCCACAACACCTTGTCGAAACGCAAAGCGTTAAACAGGCAAAACTAGTATGGGGTTATCAATGGCCAATACACTATTTAGAACCTGATTACTATGCAGCTATAGTAGGATCGATGATGTTGGGTGGTCATGCTGAAAGCATCCTCTTTAAGCGAATTCGTGAAGAACTGAATAAAGTATACTTCATCGGTAGTAGTTATGATCAGTATAAAGGGAGTTTATATGTTTATGCAGGGATCAATGAATTGGACTATGATGAAGTTCAAACGGAAATTAATGCGATAGTGTCTTCCATCCAAAAAGGTGATTTTACGGATGAAATTTTACACATCACAAAAACCATTCTTATTTCAAATTTCTATCAGAGTCTTGATTCCAGTAGTTCAATCTGCTCCAGAATCCATCATTTAGCGCTGTTTCATCGGACGTTTAATCCCGAAGAACTAATCGCCAAAATCAAATCGGTCTCCAAAGCAGATATTACCCGTATTGCCTCACAATTACAACTGGATACAACGTTCTTACTACGAGGTGAATCACATGACTAA
- the deoD gene encoding purine-nucleoside phosphorylase, protein MGTPHISADNNQIAKTVLMPGDPLRAKFIADTYLDNVEQFNTVRNMFGYTGTYKGKRISVMGSGMGMPSIGIYSYELFKFYDIDNIVRIGSCGAYTADLDLYDVVLVDKAWSESTYAQTQAGHEIDTTYPSASLNAAIEQVAKSLQIPVHKGTIHSSDVFYRQNAGEYEQIRDQHGCIAVEMESFALFHNANVLGKNAACLLTVSDNIVTQEETSAEERQNAFTRMMDIALGLAE, encoded by the coding sequence ATGGGTACACCACATATAAGCGCAGATAACAATCAAATAGCAAAGACAGTATTAATGCCCGGCGATCCGCTACGTGCAAAATTCATTGCCGATACCTATTTAGATAATGTTGAGCAGTTCAATACCGTTCGAAATATGTTTGGATATACCGGAACCTACAAAGGAAAACGAATCAGTGTTATGGGTAGTGGTATGGGTATGCCAAGTATTGGAATTTATAGTTATGAGTTGTTCAAATTTTACGATATTGACAATATCGTCCGCATCGGGAGTTGCGGGGCCTATACCGCAGATTTAGATTTATACGATGTTGTCCTAGTTGACAAAGCATGGAGCGAATCCACCTATGCCCAAACCCAGGCAGGACATGAGATTGATACAACCTATCCAAGTGCAAGCTTAAATGCAGCAATTGAACAAGTTGCTAAGTCGTTGCAAATTCCTGTTCATAAAGGAACGATTCATTCCAGTGACGTATTCTATCGTCAAAACGCAGGAGAATACGAGCAAATTCGTGATCAGCACGGTTGTATTGCTGTTGAAATGGAATCCTTTGCGTTGTTCCACAATGCCAACGTTCTTGGTAAAAATGCTGCGTGTTTGCTAACGGTTTCCGATAATATCGTTACACAAGAGGAAACCAGTGCAGAGGAACGTCAAAATGCATTTACAAGAATGATGGACATTGCTTTAGGATTAGCCGAATAA
- the deoC gene encoding deoxyribose-phosphate aldolase: MNINKMIDHTYLKAFGTSTEINSLIQEAKEYHFKSVCVNPFWVEKAAKDLADSDVLVCTVIGFPLGANTIETKVFETTNAIKNGADEIDMVLNIGKVKEQDYAYITNEVQAVKEACKGHTLKVILETCYLTKDEIKAATEACYQANADFVKTSTGFGTAGALEEDIKIMKSVFHDREVKASGGVRSAEDVATMVTAGASRIGTSSGVKLVQGQVSDSDY; the protein is encoded by the coding sequence ATGAACATCAACAAAATGATTGATCACACGTACTTAAAAGCCTTTGGTACAAGTACGGAGATTAATAGCTTAATTCAAGAAGCGAAAGAATATCACTTCAAAAGTGTATGCGTCAATCCATTTTGGGTTGAGAAAGCCGCAAAAGATTTAGCGGATAGCGACGTTCTTGTCTGTACCGTTATTGGATTCCCCTTAGGAGCAAACACCATAGAAACAAAAGTGTTTGAAACCACCAATGCGATTAAAAACGGGGCCGATGAGATTGATATGGTACTAAACATTGGTAAAGTGAAGGAACAGGATTATGCGTATATTACCAACGAAGTACAAGCAGTTAAAGAAGCTTGTAAGGGCCATACGTTAAAAGTCATATTGGAAACATGTTATTTAACAAAAGATGAAATCAAAGCAGCAACTGAAGCTTGTTATCAAGCAAATGCTGACTTTGTAAAAACCAGTACTGGATTTGGTACAGCTGGTGCATTAGAAGAAGACATAAAAATTATGAAATCCGTGTTCCACGATCGTGAAGTGAAAGCTTCTGGCGGTGTCCGCAGCGCCGAAGATGTGGCGACAATGGTTACCGCTGGGGCAAGCCGGATTGGGACCAGTAGTGGCGTTAAACTTGTTCAAGGACAAGTTTCAGATAGTGATTATTAG
- a CDS encoding YczE/YyaS/YitT family protein encodes MSNLRTVILREELQEIRNKLTIGRISTYIVGMIVIGVGVSLMIRSNIGMSSWDTLHYALTHAISFMSMGLANALTASTTMLLTIILYKRWSYVVMIVPIITTALLINLFNLYIFDGVLYTETWHHIAGYIGGLFLLPLGGSLMIVTTLPAGVYDQFMLAVLYKLKSSRLAFIRAIIEVTVVLLAFLIGSIAGIGLGKFGVGTIIFSLMVGVLISMYLTIFERIGIYEHQQND; translated from the coding sequence ATGAGTAATCTACGAACGGTTATTTTGCGTGAAGAATTGCAAGAAATCCGCAACAAACTAACGATTGGACGGATTTCCACCTACATTGTTGGTATGATTGTGATTGGGGTTGGCGTAAGTTTGATGATTCGCAGTAATATTGGCATGAGTAGTTGGGATACACTGCATTATGCCCTAACGCATGCGATTTCATTCATGTCAATGGGATTAGCGAATGCCTTGACAGCATCAACAACAATGTTGTTAACCATCATACTATATAAACGGTGGTCGTATGTTGTTATGATTGTTCCGATCATCACGACAGCGTTACTAATCAATCTCTTTAATCTCTACATCTTTGATGGTGTTTTATACACTGAAACATGGCATCACATTGCCGGATACATCGGTGGCTTGTTCTTACTTCCTCTTGGTGGAAGTTTAATGATCGTCACCACGCTTCCAGCCGGTGTCTACGATCAATTCATGCTTGCGGTCTTGTATAAATTAAAATCGTCAAGACTTGCCTTTATTCGTGCTATAATAGAAGTAACTGTTGTACTTCTTGCTTTTCTAATCGGTTCCATTGCTGGAATTGGTCTCGGGAAATTTGGAGTTGGAACCATCATCTTTAGTTTGATGGTTGGCGTACTTATTTCGATGTACTTAACAATATTTGAAAGGATTGGAATTTATGAACATCAACAAAATGATTGA
- the ileS gene encoding isoleucine--tRNA ligase, with protein MGNDYKHTLHMPKTDFPMRGNLGNNEPKMQTVWDEMNLYQQRLDKNKGHTEYVLHDGPPYANGNIHIGHAMNKILKDMVLRYKSMRGFYTRYVPGWDTHGLPIETALVKTKKVNRNLIDKVDFRKMCYDYAMEQVATQKEQFKRLGILGEWDNPYITLYPKYEASQLRVFADMVEKGLIFKGLKPIFWSPSSETALAEAEIEYHDKQSPSIYVAMDAVDTLGKVDYDFKFLIWTTTPWTIPANLAIAVGDHILYSFVKVDGDQIYLCGTDLISELTAKFGWERVEVLEDIKGYELEHMTYKHPLYDRVSPIVLGHHVSTEGGTGLVHTAPGHGEDDFVIGQNYNLDILCPVDEKGFMTKEAGPYEGEFIEDCNKSVVRDLDACGALLKMEWYTHSYPHDWRTKKPVIFRATAQWFASIESLKDDMLKEIKNVNWYPSWGEVRMENMVKDRKAWCISRQRTWGVPIPVFYNEDGSEILDKDVINHVANIVEQEGTNAWYTKSAQELLPEGYTNEASPNNEFQKETDILDVWFDSGTSHQGGMTDFGLPYPSDLYLEGSDQYRGWFNSSLSTGVAHLGQSPYKTCVTHGFVLDGDGRKMSKSLGNVVDPLKIIKQMGADILRLWVASVDYQSDVRISNDMMKQVSESYRKIRNTIRFMLGNLSDFNPTKDRVAFDQLVDVDQYVYLQLNELVKSALEHYDNFEFDTVYRDITNFVTRELSAFYLDFTKDILYITKADDPARRSVQTVLYDTTRTLLQLLTPFLPHTTHEAYLHLPHHQYDNVYLEDMPKPLDVDGSEILDTYNAFMQIRDNVNKALEEARNKQVIGKSFNAKLTLYPNEDVKALLKKMNANLGQLFIVSQFEMKDGTGEYAFSNMSVDVEKAEGETCDRCWQVVDHTHDGLCHRCQDVLDE; from the coding sequence ATGGGTAATGATTACAAACACACATTGCATATGCCAAAAACCGACTTTCCCATGCGCGGGAATCTCGGCAACAACGAACCAAAAATGCAAACCGTTTGGGACGAGATGAATCTCTATCAGCAACGGCTTGACAAAAACAAAGGACACACGGAATACGTCTTACATGATGGTCCACCGTATGCCAATGGGAACATCCACATTGGTCATGCGATGAATAAGATCTTAAAAGACATGGTATTGCGGTATAAAAGCATGCGTGGATTCTATACTCGCTATGTTCCTGGTTGGGATACCCATGGGTTACCGATTGAAACAGCACTTGTGAAAACGAAGAAAGTGAATCGTAACCTAATCGATAAAGTCGATTTCCGAAAAATGTGTTACGATTATGCGATGGAACAAGTGGCGACCCAAAAAGAACAGTTTAAACGCTTAGGAATCTTAGGGGAATGGGACAATCCCTATATCACATTGTACCCGAAATATGAAGCGTCGCAGTTACGCGTATTTGCTGATATGGTCGAAAAAGGATTAATCTTTAAAGGATTAAAGCCGATTTTTTGGAGTCCATCGAGCGAAACCGCATTGGCGGAAGCCGAAATTGAATACCACGACAAACAATCGCCATCGATTTATGTCGCGATGGATGCCGTGGATACCTTAGGTAAAGTCGATTACGACTTTAAGTTCTTAATCTGGACGACAACCCCTTGGACAATACCAGCCAATCTCGCGATTGCAGTTGGCGATCACATTCTCTATAGTTTTGTGAAAGTTGATGGCGATCAGATCTATTTATGTGGAACCGATTTAATCAGTGAATTAACTGCTAAATTCGGATGGGAGCGTGTCGAAGTACTAGAAGATATCAAAGGGTATGAACTCGAACATATGACCTACAAACATCCCCTATATGATCGCGTTAGTCCAATTGTACTAGGACATCACGTCTCTACCGAAGGTGGTACCGGTCTTGTGCACACCGCACCAGGACATGGGGAAGATGACTTTGTCATCGGTCAAAATTACAACCTTGATATCTTGTGTCCAGTCGATGAAAAAGGTTTTATGACCAAAGAAGCAGGGCCTTATGAAGGCGAATTTATTGAAGATTGCAACAAATCCGTCGTTCGTGATTTGGATGCATGTGGTGCATTACTGAAAATGGAATGGTATACCCATAGTTATCCGCATGATTGGCGAACTAAGAAGCCGGTAATCTTTCGGGCGACAGCGCAATGGTTCGCCAGTATCGAATCGTTGAAAGATGATATGCTCAAGGAGATTAAAAACGTCAACTGGTACCCATCTTGGGGTGAAGTACGAATGGAAAACATGGTAAAAGACCGCAAAGCATGGTGCATTAGTCGCCAACGGACGTGGGGCGTACCAATTCCTGTATTTTACAATGAAGACGGCAGTGAAATCTTAGATAAAGATGTTATCAATCACGTTGCAAATATCGTCGAACAAGAAGGAACCAATGCGTGGTATACAAAATCAGCACAAGAATTGTTGCCAGAAGGCTATACAAACGAAGCTAGTCCAAACAATGAGTTCCAAAAAGAGACCGACATCTTGGATGTGTGGTTCGACAGTGGAACATCCCATCAAGGGGGAATGACGGACTTTGGGCTACCTTATCCTAGCGACCTCTATTTAGAAGGTAGCGATCAGTACCGCGGATGGTTCAACAGTAGTCTTTCAACGGGTGTTGCTCACTTGGGACAAAGCCCTTATAAAACGTGTGTTACACATGGATTTGTTTTGGATGGAGATGGACGCAAGATGAGTAAATCACTTGGAAATGTCGTCGATCCCCTTAAAATCATCAAACAAATGGGAGCCGATATTCTCCGGTTATGGGTTGCTAGTGTAGATTACCAAAGTGATGTTCGGATCAGCAATGATATGATGAAACAAGTAAGCGAGTCCTATCGTAAAATCCGGAACACGATCCGTTTCATGCTGGGGAATCTCAGCGACTTTAATCCAACGAAGGACCGTGTTGCATTTGATCAGTTAGTGGATGTTGATCAATACGTTTATTTACAACTGAACGAATTGGTTAAGTCTGCCTTAGAACATTATGATAACTTTGAATTTGATACGGTATATAGAGATATAACAAACTTTGTAACTAGAGAATTAAGTGCGTTCTACCTCGACTTTACGAAAGATATTCTCTACATCACCAAAGCCGATGACCCAGCACGTAGAAGTGTGCAGACGGTGCTGTATGATACAACACGTACCCTGTTACAGCTACTAACGCCATTCTTACCGCATACAACTCATGAAGCATACTTGCATCTCCCCCACCATCAATACGACAATGTGTATTTAGAAGATATGCCAAAACCGCTTGATGTTGATGGATCTGAAATTCTTGATACCTATAATGCGTTCATGCAAATTCGTGACAACGTCAACAAAGCACTGGAAGAGGCTCGTAATAAACAAGTAATTGGTAAAAGTTTTAATGCGAAGCTGACACTGTATCCTAATGAAGACGTTAAAGCACTTCTGAAGAAGATGAATGCGAACCTAGGGCAATTGTTTATCGTGTCTCAGTTTGAAATGAAAGATGGCACAGGTGAATATGCGTTTAGTAACATGTCAGTGGACGTGGAAAAAGCCGAAGGGGAAACCTGTGATCGGTGTTGGCAAGTCGTGGATCATACCCATGATGGATTATGCCACCGTTGCCAAGATGTACTCGATGAGTAA
- a CDS encoding YlmH/Sll1252 family protein codes for MTLQERIQRAITNQRAVRFRFLTPQEQALVPQSDRIVMDGGYPEAERKRLYLNTTSEDGIVCFRIHANDRFLELRHQNILGSLMSLSISRDSIGDILPRQQVFFVTSEIADEIRQSFRQIDRVTITLEEIDGAMIQPEQEYKSLTAIVPSMRLDNVVAKMTKTSRNLVQEWILAEQIHVNHFVVTKATKQITENDIVSIRHHGRFIIDDTSSRTKKGKIVINYRKFV; via the coding sequence ATGACTTTACAAGAACGCATACAACGAGCAATAACGAACCAAAGAGCGGTTCGTTTTCGTTTTTTAACACCCCAAGAACAAGCTCTCGTACCACAGAGTGATCGTATCGTTATGGATGGTGGATATCCTGAAGCTGAACGCAAACGGTTATATCTCAATACAACGAGTGAGGATGGAATCGTGTGCTTCAGAATTCATGCCAACGATCGATTTTTGGAATTACGACATCAAAACATTCTTGGTAGTCTTATGTCATTATCCATTTCGCGTGATAGTATCGGTGATATCTTACCACGGCAGCAAGTTTTCTTTGTTACATCCGAAATTGCAGATGAGATTCGCCAATCATTTCGCCAAATTGATCGAGTTACCATAACATTGGAAGAAATCGATGGGGCGATGATACAACCGGAACAAGAGTACAAATCTTTAACGGCAATTGTCCCGTCCATGCGCCTTGATAATGTCGTTGCCAAGATGACCAAAACATCCCGTAATCTCGTCCAAGAATGGATTCTTGCGGAGCAGATTCATGTCAATCATTTCGTTGTTACCAAAGCGACAAAACAGATTACAGAAAACGATATAGTATCGATTCGTCATCACGGTCGATTTATCATCGATGATACGTCAAGTCGGACCAAGAAAGGGAAAATTGTCATTAATTATCGAAAATTTGTTTAA
- a CDS encoding YggT family protein, which produces MLANALLINVLLVIYYALQVYFYFLIGSVLLSWLPELRRTKIGQLIDRIADPYMRIFRGVIVIGMFDFTPIIGFLIYNFGLRYFYQMIYLMSLQ; this is translated from the coding sequence ATGTTAGCAAATGCTTTACTAATCAACGTTCTTTTAGTCATATATTATGCTCTACAAGTCTATTTTTACTTTCTCATTGGCTCGGTATTATTGTCATGGCTACCGGAGTTGCGACGAACGAAAATCGGCCAATTGATTGATCGAATTGCCGATCCATACATGCGGATATTTCGCGGTGTGATTGTGATTGGGATGTTTGACTTTACCCCAATTATCGGTTTCTTAATCTATAATTTTGGTCTTCGTTATTTCTATCAAATGATCTATTTGATGAGTCTGCAATAA
- the sepF gene encoding cell division protein SepF, with amino-acid sequence MFKKRKKTAFDRIEFILCEPDIDVFKLADKLLKGKPLILNFENQNEIESNKIITFLSGITYAIDGEIEVIKEQIFLFATKQDYKDGSLRKFVNEYKE; translated from the coding sequence ATGTTTAAAAAACGGAAAAAAACAGCCTTTGATCGCATTGAATTTATTCTTTGTGAACCAGACATTGACGTCTTTAAACTCGCAGACAAATTATTAAAAGGAAAACCACTCATTCTCAATTTTGAAAACCAAAATGAAATCGAATCCAATAAGATTATTACGTTTCTAAGTGGCATTACCTACGCCATCGATGGCGAAATTGAAGTCATCAAGGAACAGATTTTCTTGTTTGCTACTAAACAAGATTATAAAGATGGAAGTCTGCGCAAATTTGTGAATGAATATAAGGAGTAG
- a CDS encoding YggS family pyridoxal phosphate-dependent enzyme has translation MIFHVNDVKKTIPDDVTVVAATKYFTTEQMRQLYREGIHDFGENRDNAFLEKYEVLKDLDITWHFIGSLQTKKVKKVIHKISYLHSLDSMKLAEEIDKRRTAPLKCFLQVNISHEESKHGFTPQEVLSVLPALQRLKNIEIIGFMGMAEYTDDVTVIHREFQVLNDLQQQVQTQLNITINELSIGMSNDYLIALEHDATFLRLGSVLFSKEV, from the coding sequence ATGATATTCCACGTAAACGACGTCAAGAAGACCATTCCTGACGATGTAACGGTTGTTGCCGCAACAAAATATTTCACCACCGAGCAGATGCGACAATTGTATCGTGAAGGAATCCATGATTTTGGTGAAAATCGCGACAATGCGTTTTTAGAAAAATATGAAGTATTAAAAGATTTGGATATCACCTGGCACTTTATTGGATCACTGCAAACGAAAAAGGTTAAGAAGGTAATCCATAAGATATCCTATCTCCATTCCTTAGACTCGATGAAGTTAGCAGAAGAAATTGATAAACGTAGAACTGCTCCATTAAAATGTTTTCTTCAAGTAAACATAAGCCATGAAGAATCCAAACACGGATTTACACCACAAGAAGTATTATCCGTTTTACCCGCGTTACAACGTCTCAAAAACATCGAGATTATTGGGTTTATGGGAATGGCCGAATACACTGATGATGTAACCGTCATCCATCGAGAGTTCCAAGTGTTAAACGACTTACAGCAACAAGTTCAAACACAACTCAACATCACAATCAATGAACTATCTATCGGGATGAGTAATGATTATCTCATTGCCCTAGAGCATGATGCTACATTTTTGCGTCTCGGTAGTGTATTATTTAGTAAAGAGGTGTAA
- the ftsZ gene encoding cell division protein FtsZ, producing MFESMDNFNQKPSIKVIGIGGGGGNAVNRMIENEVQGVEFVAVNTDAQVLRLSKADTRIQIGKMLTRGLGAGADPEIGRRAAIESEEEIRELLAETDMVFITAGMGGGTGTGAAPVIARIARESGCLTIGIVTKPFSFEGRRRVATALEGLDALKPYVDTLIVVPNDRLLYIVDRSTSMLEAFREADKVLRQGVQGIAEIITVPGLINVDFADVKTVMKDKGTALMGIGIASGENRAIEATKKAIHSPLLDANIDGATDAVVNIASGVDIALWEVNEAVEAIQASSSTEINIIYGATVITELKDEIIVTVIATGFDENKTVEFSDIGSTSYEDPDDIDDDDDKEDSKRSRKRRRKDEDEEEEPSKTTIPSWLKSRFK from the coding sequence ATGTTTGAGTCAATGGACAATTTTAATCAAAAACCATCGATAAAAGTCATCGGTATTGGTGGCGGTGGTGGAAACGCCGTTAATCGGATGATCGAAAATGAAGTTCAAGGAGTAGAATTTGTCGCAGTAAATACCGATGCGCAAGTTTTACGATTGTCCAAAGCGGATACCCGTATTCAAATTGGAAAAATGTTAACCCGCGGACTTGGCGCTGGTGCAGATCCCGAAATCGGCCGCCGTGCTGCGATTGAAAGCGAAGAAGAAATCCGTGAATTACTAGCTGAAACCGACATGGTATTCATTACAGCTGGTATGGGGGGCGGAACCGGAACAGGTGCAGCACCCGTAATTGCTCGGATTGCTCGTGAATCCGGATGTTTAACCATTGGTATCGTCACGAAACCATTCAGTTTTGAAGGTCGTCGTCGAGTTGCGACAGCACTTGAAGGTCTGGATGCGTTAAAACCCTATGTAGACACGTTAATCGTTGTTCCAAACGATCGGTTATTGTATATCGTAGATCGCTCAACTTCCATGTTAGAAGCCTTCCGTGAAGCGGACAAAGTCCTTAGACAAGGGGTTCAAGGGATTGCAGAAATCATTACAGTACCCGGTTTGATCAATGTCGACTTTGCCGATGTAAAAACCGTCATGAAAGACAAAGGTACCGCATTAATGGGTATCGGAATCGCCAGTGGGGAGAACCGTGCCATTGAAGCTACGAAAAAAGCAATTCATTCGCCATTGCTTGATGCGAACATTGATGGTGCAACCGATGCTGTTGTGAACATTGCCAGTGGTGTTGATATTGCTTTGTGGGAAGTTAATGAAGCAGTAGAAGCAATTCAGGCGTCTAGTTCCACTGAAATTAATATTATTTACGGTGCCACGGTAATAACCGAATTAAAAGATGAAATCATTGTCACAGTAATTGCTACTGGCTTTGATGAAAATAAAACCGTTGAATTCAGTGACATTGGATCTACCAGCTATGAGGATCCTGATGACATCGATGATGACGATGATAAAGAAGACTCAAAACGGTCGCGCAAACGTCGTCGTAAAGACGAAGATGAGGAAGAAGAACCGTCTAAAACAACCATTCCTTCCTGGTTGAAATCTCGATTTAAATAA
- the tgt gene encoding tRNA guanosine(34) transglycosylase Tgt has product MAITYELLHTCKQTGARYGILHTPHGDFETPIFMPVGTKATVKTLENQEIKEVSDGLILGNTYHLWLEPGDDIVQLHGGIRGFSKWDGALLTDSGGFQVFSLSDIRKITEEGVEFRHHKSGAKLFMSPEDSIRIQHNLGADIIMSFDECPPFDSPYDYMKQSIDRTIRWAKRGLDAHNHPDTQALFGIVQGGPFIDLRTHCAEELINMDFPGYSIGGLSVGETKEEMYRVLDEVTPILPESKPRYLMGVGTPDDIIEGVIRGIDMFDCVNPTRMARHGSAMTSQGRIPIKNKIYEKDLSPLDTECDCKVCTTYTKSYLRHLFKSEEYLGPRLISYHNLYFLKNLMKNIRNAIQNDQLGDFKANFFSKYYK; this is encoded by the coding sequence ATGGCTATAACATACGAACTTCTTCATACATGTAAACAAACGGGTGCCCGATATGGAATTCTCCATACGCCACACGGCGATTTTGAAACGCCGATTTTTATGCCTGTTGGTACAAAGGCAACCGTAAAAACACTTGAAAATCAAGAAATCAAAGAAGTTAGTGATGGCTTGATTTTAGGAAATACATATCATTTATGGCTCGAACCAGGGGATGACATTGTCCAATTGCACGGTGGTATTCGTGGTTTTAGCAAATGGGACGGTGCGCTTCTAACCGACAGTGGTGGCTTCCAAGTGTTTAGCCTTAGTGACATCCGAAAAATCACCGAAGAAGGTGTTGAATTTCGTCATCATAAAAGCGGAGCGAAACTGTTTATGTCTCCGGAAGATTCGATACGCATCCAACATAATTTAGGAGCAGACATCATCATGAGCTTTGATGAATGTCCCCCGTTTGATTCACCTTATGATTATATGAAACAAAGTATTGATCGGACCATTCGATGGGCCAAACGTGGACTAGATGCCCATAATCACCCTGATACGCAAGCTTTGTTTGGTATCGTACAAGGCGGTCCGTTTATAGATTTACGAACCCACTGTGCCGAAGAGTTAATCAACATGGATTTTCCTGGATATAGTATTGGGGGACTGAGTGTTGGTGAAACAAAAGAAGAGATGTACCGGGTCCTTGATGAAGTCACACCGATCTTACCAGAATCAAAACCGCGATACCTTATGGGTGTGGGAACACCGGATGATATCATCGAAGGAGTAATTCGTGGTATTGACATGTTCGATTGTGTCAACCCAACACGAATGGCACGTCATGGTAGTGCGATGACGAGTCAAGGTCGTATCCCGATAAAGAACAAAATATACGAAAAAGACCTCTCGCCATTGGACACTGAATGCGATTGCAAGGTGTGTACGACCTATACCAAGAGTTATTTAAGACACTTATTTAAAAGCGAGGAGTATTTAGGGCCACGTTTGATTAGTTATCATAATCTTTATTTTCTCAAGAATTTAATGAAAAATATTCGAAATGCGATTCAAAATGACCAGTTGGGTGATTTTAAGGCAAATTTTTTCTCTAAATACTATAAATAA